The Drosophila bipectinata strain 14024-0381.07 chromosome 2L, DbipHiC1v2, whole genome shotgun sequence genome has a segment encoding these proteins:
- the Lar gene encoding tyrosine-protein phosphatase Lar isoform X2, which produces MGLQMAVSSLVAASSLLALLLLTWTPQIVDAVHANYSDIPYIQYLTHPPEIIKKPQNQGVRVGGVASFYCAARGDPPPSIVWRKNGKKVSGTQSRYTVLEQPGGISILRIEPVRAGRDDAPYECVAENGVGDAVHADATLTIYEGDKTPAGFPVITQSPGTRVIEVGHTVLMTCKAIGNPTPNIYWIKNQTKVDMSNPRYSLKDGFLQIENSREEDQGKYECVAENSMGTEHSKATNLYVKVRRVPPTFSRPPEPINEVMLGSNLNLSCIAVGSPMPHVKWMKGSEDLTPENEMPIGRNVLQLINIQESANYTCIAASTLGQIDFVSVVKVQSLPTAPTDVQISEVTATSVRLEWSYKGPEDLQYYVIQYKPKNANQAFSEISGIITMYYVVRALSPYTEYEFYVIAVNNIGRGPPSAPATCTTGETQMESAPRNVQVRTLSSSTMVITWEPPETPNGQVTGYKVYYTTNSNQPEASWNSQMVDNSELTTVSELTPHAIYTVRVQAYTSMGAGPMSTPVQVKAQQGVPSQPSNFRATDIGETAVTLQWSKPTHSSENIVHYELYWNDTYANQAHHKRISNSEAYTLDGLYPDTLYYIWLAARSQRGEGATTPPIPVRTKQYVPGAPPRNITAAASSSTTISLNWLPPPAERSNGRIIYYKVYFVEVGREDDEATTLTLNRTSITLDELKRWTEYKIWVLAGTSVGDGPRSHPIILRTQEDVPGDPQDVKATPLNSTSIHVSWKPPLEKDRNGIIRGYHIHAQELRDEGKGFLNEPFKFDVVDTLEFNVTGLQPDTKYSIQVAALTRKGDGDRSAAIVVKTPGGVPVRPTVSLKIMERDPTVSIELEWERPAQTYGELRGYRLRWGVKDQALKEEMLSGPQMTKRRFDDLERGVEYEFRVAGSNHIGIGQETVKIFQTPEGTPGGPPSNITIRFQTPDVVCVTWDPPTREHRNGLITRYDVQFHKKIDHGLGSERNMTLRKAVFTNLEENTEYIFRVRAYTKQGAGPFSEKLIVETERDMGRAPMSVQAEATSEQTAEIWWEPVPSRGKLLGYKIFYTMTAVEDLDDWQTKTVGLTESADLVNLEKFAQYAVAIAARFKNGLGRLSEKVTVRIKPEDVPLNLRAHDVSTHSMTLSWSPPIRLTPVNYKISFDAMKVFVDSQGFSQTQVVQKREIILKHYVKTHTINELSPFTTYNVNVSAIPSDYSYRPPTKITVTTQMAAPQPMVKPDFYGVVNGEEILVILPQASEEYGPISHYYLVVVPEDKSNLHKIPDQFLTNELLPGWNKPERSNAPYIAAKFPQRSIPFTFHLGSGDDYHNYTNRKLEREKRYRIFVRAVVDTPQKHLYTSSPFSEFLSLDMREAPPGERPHRPDPNSPSEPEVSVNRNKDEPEILWVVLPLMVSTFIVSTALIVLCVVKRRRQPCKTPDQAAVTRPLMAADLGAGPTPSDPVDMRRLNFQTPGMISHPPIPISEFANHIERLKSNDNQKFSQEYESIEPGQQFTWDNSNLEHNKSKNRYANVTAYDHSRVQLPPTEGVSGSDYINANYCDGYRKHNAYVATQGPLQETFIDFWRMCWELKTATIVMMTRLEERTRIKCDQYWPSRGTETYGQIFVTITETQELATYSIRTFQLCRQGFNDRREIKQLQFTAWPDHGVPDHPAPFLQFLRRCRALTPPESGPVVVHCSAGVGRTGCYIVIDSMLERMKHEKIIDIYGHVTCLRAQRNYMVQTEDQYIFIHDAILEAIVCGLTEVPARNLHTHLQKLLTTEPGESISGMEVEFKKLSNVKMDSSKFVTANLPCNKHKNRLVHILPYESSRVYLTPIHGIEGSDYVNASFIDGYRYRSAYIAAQGPVQDTAEDFWRMLWEHNSTIVVMLTKLKEMGREKCFQYWPHERSVRYQYYVVDPIAEYNMPQYKLREFKVTDARDGSSRTVRQFQFIDWPEQGVPKSGEGFIDFIGQVHKTKEQFGQDGPITVHCSAGVGRTGVFITLSIVLERMQYEGVLDVFQTVRILRSQRPAMVQTEDQYHFCYRAALEYLGSFDNYAN; this is translated from the exons GATTTCTGCAAATCGAAAACAGCCGGGAGGAGGATCAGGGCAAATATGAATGTGTGGCCGAAAACAGCATGGGAACGGAGCACTCGAAGGCCACCAACTTGTATGTGAAAGTCCGTCGTGTGCCGCCTACCTTTTCCCGCCCACCAGAGCCCATCAATGAGGTGATGCTGGGCTCCAATCTGAATCTATCCTGCATCGCCGTCGGCTCCCCCATGCCGCATGTCAAGTGGATGAAGG GCTCCGAGGATCTAACACCCGAGAATGAGATGCCAATCGGCCGTAATGTCCTGCAACTGATTAATATTCAGGAGAGCGCCAACTACACTTGCATTGCTGCCTCAACTCTGGGCCAAATTGACTTTGTTTCGGTGGTTAAAGTGCAAT CTCTGCCCACCGCACCCACTGATGTGCAAATATCCGAGGTGACCGCCACTTCGGTGCGTCTGGAGTGGTCGTACAAGGGTCCCGAGGACTTGCAATACTATGTGATCCAGTACAAGCCGAAGAACGCCAACCAGGCCTTCAGCGAGATTAGCGGAATCATCACCATGTACTATGTGGTCCGGGCACTGAGTCCCTACACGGAGTACGAGTTCTACGTGATAGCCGTGAACAATATCGGACGTGGACCGCCATCGGCGCCGGCGACTTGTACCACTGGTGAGACAC AAATGGAGAGCGCCCCACGTAATGTTCAAGTGCGCACGCTGAGCTCGTCCACCATGGTTATTACTTGGGAGCCACCAGAGACGCCCAATGGACAAGTGACC GGCTATAAGGTGTACTACACGACCAATTCCAACCAACCGGAGGCCTCGTGGAACTCCCAGATGGTGGACAATAGCGAACTGACCACAGTGTCGGAGCTCACTCCGCACGCCATCTATACGGTCCGGGTCCAGGCGTACACCTCAATGGGAGCCGGTCCTATGTCCACACCGGTCCAGGTGAAAGCGCAGCAAG GTGTGCCATCACAACCGAGCAATTTCCGGGCCACCGATATCGGCGAGACCGCAGTCACATTGCAATGGTCGAAGCCGACGCATTCCAGCGAGAACATCGTACACTACGAGCTCTACTGGAATGACACATATGCCAATCAGGCCCATCACAA GCGGATTTCCAACTCGGAGGCATACACCCTGGACGGCCTGTATCCCGATACCCTCTACTATATCTGGCTGGCGGCAAGGTCACAGCGGGGCGAGGGGGCCACCACACCCCCGATTCCGGTTCGCACCAAGCAATATG TACCAGGTGCACCGCCCCGTAATATCACCGCCGCGGCCTCCAGCTCCACGACGATCTCCCTGAACTGGCTACCGCCGCCCGCGGAAAGGTCCAACGGCCGGATCATTTACTATAAGGTATACTTCGTGGAGGTGGGCCGTGAAGACGACGAGGCCACCACGTTGACCCTCAATAGGACCAGCATTACGCTGGACGAGCTGAAGCGCTGGACGGAGTACAAGATCTGGGTCCTGGCCGGCACCTCCGTCGGTGACGGTCCCCGGTCACATCCGATCATATTGCGCACCCAAGAGGATG TGCCCGGAGACCCGCAGGATGTTAAGGCCACGCCCTTGAACTCCACATCCATCCATGTCAGTTGGAAGCCACCACTCGAGAAGGACCGCAATGGCATTATTCGAGGCTATCATATACACGCCCAAGAGCTACGAGATGAG GGCAAGGGCTTCCTTAACGAACCCTTCAAGTTCGACGTGGTGGACACTCTGGAGTTCAATGTGACAGGTCTGCAACCGGACACCAAGTACTCCATCCAAGTGGCTGCCTTGACCCGGAAGGGCGATGGTGACCGCAGCGCAGCGATTGTGGTAAAGACGCCCGGAGGAGTTCCAGTTCGGCCCACAGTGAGCCTGAAGATTATGGAGCGTGATCCAACGGTCTCCATCGAGCTGGAGTGGGAGCGCCCGGCACAGACCTACGGCGAACTGAGGGGCTACCGACTGCGCTGGGGCGTCAAGGATCAGGCTCTGAAGGAGGAGATGCTATCAGGACCCCAGATGACCAAGCGGCGCTTCGATGACCTGGAACGTGGTGTGGAGTACGAATTCCGCGTGGCGGGCAGCAATCACATCGGCATTGGTCAGGAGACGGTGAAGATATTCCAGACTCCCGAGGGAACCCCGGGTGGCCCGCCATCGAACATTACCATTCGCTTCCAGACACCGGACGTGGTGTGCGTTACCTGGGATCCGCCTACACGGGAGCACCGGAATGGTCTGATCACCCGCTACGACGTCCAGTTTCACAAGAAGATCGACCATGGCCTTGGCTCTGAGCGAAACATGACCCTGCGCAAGGCGGTATTCACCAACCTGGAGGAGAACACCGAGTACATCTTCCGGGTAAGGGCCTACACCAAACAAGGTGCCGGTCCCTTTAGCGAGAAACTGATCGTGGAAACGGAGCGCGATATGGGAAGGGCACCGATGTCCGTGCAGGCAGAGGCCACGTCCGAGCAGACGGCAGAGATCTGGTGGGAGCCAGTGCCCAGTCGAGGTAAGTTGCTGGGCTACAAGATTTTCTACACGATGACGGCTGTGGAGGATCTGGATGACTGGCAGACCAAGACCGTGGGACTGACGGAGTCCGCTGATTTGGTGAATCTGGAAAAGTTTGCCCAGTACGCTGTGGCCATTGCGGCGCGTTTCAAGAATGGTTTGGGCAGACTGAGCGAAAAGGTGACCGTTCGCATCAAGCCGGAGGATGTACCTCTGAATTTGCGGGCCCACGACGTCAGCACTCACTCGATGACCCTCAGCTGGTCGCCTCCTATTCGGCTGACCCCCGTCAACTACAAGATCAGCTTCGACGCGATGAAGGTGTTCGTGGACTCGCAAGGTTTCTCGCAGACCCAAGTAGTCCAGAAGCGGGAGATCATACTGAAGCACTACGTGAAGACGCACACAATCAACGAGCTGAGTCCGTTCACCACCTACAACGTGAACGTGAGCGCCATACCATCGGACTACTCCTACCGCCCGCCCACCAAGATCACCGTCACCACCCAGATGGCCGCCCCCCAACCGATGGTCAAGCCGGACTTCTACGGCGTGGTCAACGGCGAGGAGATACTAGTCATACTCCCGCAGGCATCCGAAGAGTACGGTCCCATCTCGCACTACTACTTAGTGGTGGTGCCAGAGGACAAATCCAATCTGCACAAGATCCCCGACCAGTTCCTCACCAATGAGCTACTCCCTGGCTGGAACAAACCGGAACGATCCAACGCCCCCTACATTGCTGCCAAGTTCCCGCAGCGTTCCATTCCGTTCACCTTCCATTTGGGTTCCGGCGACGACTACCACAACTACACAAACCGAAAGCTAGAGCGGGAGAAGCGCTACCGAATCTTTGTCCGAGCAGTGGTAGACACGCCGCAGAAGCATCTCTATACCTCGAGTCCCTTCTCGGAGTTCTTGTCCCTGGACATGCGGGAGGCACCGCCTGGTGAACGCCCGCACCGACCAGATCCCAACTCTCCCTCAGAGCCGGAGGTGTCGGTGAACCGGAACAAGGATGAGCCGGAGATCCTGTGGGTGGTGCTGCCGTTGATGGTGTCCACCTTTATTGTGTCCACCGCGTTGATAGTGCTCTGTGTAGTGAAGCGGCGCCGCCAGCCGTGCAAAACCCCAGATCAGGCGGCAGTAACCCGTCCGCTGATGGCCGCCGACCTGGGAGCCGGACCCACACCTAGCGATCCCGTGGACATGCGACGGTTGAACTTCCAAACCCCCGGCATGATCTCGCACCCGCCCATTCCCATCTCGGAATTCGCCAACCACATTGAAAGGCTCAAGTCCAACGACAACCAGAAGTTCTCCCAGGAGTACGAGAGCATTGAGCCGGGCCAGCAGTTTACCTGGGACAACTCCAACCTAGAGCACAACAAGTCCAAGAATCGCTATGCCAACGTTACTGCCTATGACCATTCGCGTGTCCAGCTGCCGCCAACGGAGGGGGTGTCCGGGTCGGACTACATAAACGCCAACTACTGCGATGGCTATCGGAAGCACAATGCCTATGTGGCCACCCAGGGCCCGCTTCAGGAGACTTTTATCGACTTTTGGCGCATGTGCTGGGAACTGAAGACAGCCACCATTGTGATGATGACGCGTTTGGAGGAACGGACCCGCATCAAGTGCGACCAGTACTGGCCGTCACGTGGCACGGAGACCTACGGCCAAATCTTCGTGACCATTACGGAGACTCAGGAACTGGCCACGTACAGCATTCGGACCTTCCAACTCTGCCGGCAGGGCTTTAACGATCGCCGGGAGATCAAGCAGCTGCAGTTCACCGCCTGGCCCGACCATGGAGTGCCCGATCATCCGGCCCCGTTCCTGCAGTTCCTGCGACGCTGCCGCGCCCTCACGCCACCAGAGTCCGGACCCGTTGTTGTCCACTGCTCGGCAGGAGTGGGTCGCACTGGATGCTACATTGTAATCGACTCGATGCTGGAGCGGATGAAGCACGAAAAGATCATCGACATTTACGGGCATGTGACGTGTCTGCGAGCACAGCGTAACTACATGGTGCAGACGGAGGACCAATACATCTTCATACACGACGCCATTTTGGAGGCCATCGTCTGTGGGCTGACGGAGGTGCCCGCCCGCAACCTGCATACTCACCTGCAGAAACTCTTGACCACGGAGCCCGGCGAGAGCATCTCTGGCATGGAGGTGGAGTTCAAGAAGCTCTCCAACGTGAAAATGGACTCGTCCAAGTTCGTTACGGCCAATCTGCCATGCAACAAGCACAAGAACCGTCTGGTCCATATCCTGCCGTACGAGTCCAGCCGCGTCTACCTGACCCCCATCCATGGCATTGAGGGAAGCGACTACGTCAACGCCAGCTTCATCGATGGCTATCGCTACCGCTCCGCCTACATCGCCGCCCAGGGACCTGTGCAGGACACCGCCGAGGACTTTTGGCGAATGCTCTGGGAGCATAACTCCACCATTGTGGTCATGCTCACCAAGCTCAAGGAAATGGGCAGG gaGAAATGCTTCCAGTACTGGCCCCACGAGCGATCCGTTCGCTATCAGTACTATGTTGTGGACCCCATTGCTGAATACAATATGCCGCAGTACAAGTTGCGAGAGTTCAAG GTGACCGATGCTCGCGACGGTTCTTCGCGCACCGTCCGACAATTCCAGTTCATCGACTGGCCAGAGCAGGGAGTGCCCAAGTCGGGTGAGGGATTCATCGACTTTATTGGACAGGTGCACAAGACCAAGGAGCAGTTCGGCCAGGATGGACCCATTACTGTGCATTGTTCGGCTGGTGTGGGTCGTACGGGTGTGTTCATCACCCTCAGCATTGTCCTCGAGCGGATGCAGTACGAGGGGGTCCTGGACGTCTTCCAGACAGTGCGCATCCTGCGCTCCCAGCGACCGGCCATGGTGCAAACCGAG GATCAATATCACTTCTGCTATCGCGCTGCACTGGAGTACTTGGGCTCATTCGACAACTATGCCAACTGA